In Neisseria perflava, the DNA window CATGCCGTTGCCGAACATATCGGCACGCAACGTCTGATGTTGCACGCGCGAAGCCTCAGTTTTCAAAGCATAGAAGACGGCAGCCGGATGACCGTGCAAGCGCCTATAGACAACGACTGGCGGCTTTGGATGGAAAAATTCAAAACCGAGGCCGTCTGAAAACCCGAACCGCACATTTTCAGACGGCCCGGTCATGGAAAAAAACAGGCAAATCCCTTACAATACGCCCCTAAAATTTTGAAAGAACACAAGAATCATGGAAGCCGAAGTAATCAACCAGCTTAACAACACCCTAAACGACCTGGAGAAGCGCAGCGAAGACATCCGCGTCTATATGGACTACCAAGGCAAAAAAGACCGCCTTGAAGAAGTCGTCGGCCTCTCCGAAGACCCGGAACTGTGGAACGACCCCAAACGCGCCCAAGAAATCGGCAAAGAGCGCAAAATCCTCGAAGGCATCGTGGTAACCCTCGACAACATCGCCACAGGCATCGAAGACAACCGTATGTTGATCGAAATGGCTGTTGAAGAAAACGACGAAGAAGGTTTCGCCGCCGTGCAGGAAGATGTGGCCGGTTTGGAAAAACAAATGGCCGACCTCGAATTCAAACGAATGTTCAACCAGCCTGCCGATCCGAACAACTGCTTTATCGACATTACCGCAGGCGCAGGCGGTACGGAAGCCGAAGACTGGGCAGGCATGCTGTTCCGCATGTACAGCCGTTACGCCGAGCGCAAAGGCTTCAAAATCGAAATCCTTGAGGAAGACGACGGCGAAATCGCAGGTATCAACCGCGCCACCATCCGCGTGGAAGGCGAATACGCCTACGGCTTGCTGCGTACCGAAACCGGCGTTCACCGCTTGGTGCGATACTCGCCGTTTGACTCCAACAACAAACGCCATACGTCTTTTTCATCCGTGTTCGTGTACCCCGAAATCGACGACTCCATCGAAATCGAAATCAACCCGGCCGATTTGCGTATCGACACCTATCGCGCATCCGGTGCCGGTGGTCAGCACATTAACAAAACCGACTCTGCCGTGCGTATTACCCACGAGCCGACAGGGATTGTAGTGCAATGTCAAAACGACCGCTCGCAACACGCCAACAAAGCTGCCGCGATGGAAATGTTGAAATCCAAACTGTACGAATTGGAAATGCGCAAACGCAACGAAGAGAAACAGGCGTTGGAAGAAGGCAAATCCGATGTGGGTTGGGGCAGCCAAATCCGCTCATACGTTTTGGACTCCTCACGCATCAAAGACTTGCGTACAGGCTACGAAGTCGGCAACACCAAAGCCGTATTGGACGGCGACTTGGACGGCTTCATCGAAGCCAGCCTGAAACAAGGTGTGTAAACCGTAAGAGATAAACAGGCCGTCTGAAAGGTTTCAGACGGCCTGTTTGTTGTTGAATATGGCAGTAACTATATCCACTCCGATGATTTATATTTCCAGCGGGTAAAAGGTTTTATCTATTTGAATAAGCTAAAGTCTTATCAGTCTAAATGGAATGCCGAACGCCGTAAATATATCCGTTTTCGGCCGCATGAAAAATACAATATAGCAAATCTAAAAATTAATAGGTTTTTGAATATGTAGGGCATGACGGAGATGGCCGCGATATGCTTGTTATGTAGCTATTGAGTTCTTTTTTAAATGCGAATATTAATCTTTCTGTAAGAATATGCTTTTTAATGTTTTGCAAATGCAAAGATTGACGGTAATATATGGCTTCCATAAAAATGATTGGTAGGTATAACAGGCCGTCTGAAGCCTGAGCCTGTCTAATATATAGGAGAACTCATAATGTCCGGTCAAAAGCCATCTTCTGCCGAGAAAACTTTCTTCGGCCATCCTTTGCAATTATCCACCCTATTCCACATTGAGCTGTGGGAACGCTTTTCCTTCTACGGTATGCAGGGCATCCTGCTGATTTATCTATATTACGCCGCGAATCAAGGCGGTTTGGGTATGGATAAGGCTTTGGCCGGCGGTATCGTTGGCGCATACGGCGGCAGCGTTTACCTGTCCACCATTCTCGGCGCATGGTTGGCCGACCGCATTTGGGGCGCGGAACGTACCCTGTTTATCGCCGGTATCGTCGTGATGACCGGCCATATTTTATTGGCGATTGTGCCGGGCTTAATGGGATTGCTGTTGGGCTTGGTGTTTATCGCGCTGGGCAGCGGCGGCGTGAAATCGTCTGCCGGTTCGATGGTCGGCTCTTTGTATGAACGGGACGACCTGCGCGAATTACGCGATGCCGGTTTCTCCATTTTCTATATTTCCATCAATATCGGCGGTTTCTTAGGCCCTTTGTTGACCGGTATTTTGCAAGACAGAATGGGTTTCCATTACGGTTTCGGCGCAGCGGCCGTCGGTATGGCATTTGGCCTGCTGTGGTATTCGCGCGGCCGTAAAAACCTGCCGCATACTCCGGCTCCGAATCCGTTGCGTCCTGAAAAGATACAGACTGCAATAGCTGTCGGCGTGTTGCTGGTTTTGGTGTTGGGCAGCGTGATTGCTTCCGGCGTGCTCAATCTTGAGAACTTTTCACGCTGGCTTTTGGGCGTGGTCATTATCACCGTTATCGCTTATTTTGCACGCTTGCTGGGCAGCAGCCAAGTTGAGGCAGCCAATAAACGTTACATCATGGCCTATATTCCGCTGTTTTTGACTATTTGTATGTTCTGGGCGGTTTGGTTTCAGGTGTACACC includes these proteins:
- the prfB gene encoding peptide chain release factor 2 — its product is MEAEVINQLNNTLNDLEKRSEDIRVYMDYQGKKDRLEEVVGLSEDPELWNDPKRAQEIGKERKILEGIVVTLDNIATGIEDNRMLIEMAVEENDEEGFAAVQEDVAGLEKQMADLEFKRMFNQPADPNNCFIDITAGAGGTEAEDWAGMLFRMYSRYAERKGFKIEILEEDDGEIAGINRATIRVEGEYAYGLLRTETGVHRLVRYSPFDSNNKRHTSFSSVFVYPEIDDSIEIEINPADLRIDTYRASGAGGQHINKTDSAVRITHEPTGIVVQCQNDRSQHANKAAAMEMLKSKLYELEMRKRNEEKQALEEGKSDVGWGSQIRSYVLDSSRIKDLRTGYEVGNTKAVLDGDLDGFIEASLKQGV
- a CDS encoding oligopeptide:H+ symporter yields the protein MSGQKPSSAEKTFFGHPLQLSTLFHIELWERFSFYGMQGILLIYLYYAANQGGLGMDKALAGGIVGAYGGSVYLSTILGAWLADRIWGAERTLFIAGIVVMTGHILLAIVPGLMGLLLGLVFIALGSGGVKSSAGSMVGSLYERDDLRELRDAGFSIFYISINIGGFLGPLLTGILQDRMGFHYGFGAAAVGMAFGLLWYSRGRKNLPHTPAPNPLRPEKIQTAIAVGVLLVLVLGSVIASGVLNLENFSRWLLGVVIITVIAYFARLLGSSQVEAANKRYIMAYIPLFLTICMFWAVWFQVYTVATVYFDETVDRTFFGFTVPVSWKDSIQAMWVVLFSGVMATVWTKMGKRQPKTPLKFALAMLVTGVSYLSFIPYISSGTPMPIIVFMLVLLAITIGELMLSPISLSFSTKIAPSMFKTQMVALNFLALSIGFTLGGVLFKDYYNAQSPLDFYWMLATIGAVTCGILLVLAPVLNRMLKGVD